From a single Daphnia pulex isolate KAP4 chromosome 2, ASM2113471v1 genomic region:
- the LOC124210471 gene encoding PI-PLC X domain-containing protein 1-like isoform X2 yields MSENRSALIASLLLFGCVISSALPAAPGGTGGGYRTLKQSRASSNSKANIMPNLSVGVGSLARVVDGQIQERQLEISWWSIDGGYQEGDQIVLYQYVSETSFCQSMGSAVIEQTTIDAEMANASWVRLNSNMPHWVAGDLIDERCQYYWAAYVRLDGQIVACNCLRARPNWMADLKDTGISAAKLRELYLPGTHDAAAYERYAGLSSDQIDTKYAITQDEDLFHQLSFGVRYLDMRIIFSPNLPNGADVRFYTHHGSYILRPLVNDTALVREFISRTEEIVIFDIHGVDNLDQEPGAHQELQDLLYQEFGQWMAPADMTWEATLNDFWSSGKRLIVTYNDPNHVGAPYFWPAVKHQWGNVNTVEDLESYLTGVMEDAAQGQFACRQIPIANCRPWSAMSELTPNSLDVMTDRLDGLRNAADLVNRNVTNWFRDRWSELANIVSLDFFLGGNIVDLAIAENQRRYP; encoded by the exons ATGTCCGAAAATCGGTCTGCATTGATTGCGTCTTTGCTGTTATTCGGCTGCGTCATATCGTCCGCCCTACCAGCAGCTCCAGGAGGAACAG GTGGTGGATATCGAACGCTCAAACAATCCCGAGCGTCATCTAATAGCAAAGCAAACATAATGCCAAATCTGTCGGTTGGGGTCGGCTCTTTGGCTCGGGTTGTTGACGGGCAAATCCAGGAGAGGCAACTCGAGATTTCCTGGTGGTCCATTGATGGAGGATATCAAGAGGGGGATCAAATAGTCCTCTACCAGTATGTTTCCGAGACATCTTTCTGCCAATCGATGGGCTCTGCGGTGATTGAGCAAACGACGATTGACGCCGAGATGGCCAACGCCTCCTGGGTCCGTCTCAACTCCAACATGCCTCATTGGGTAGCTGGAGATCTGATTGATGAGCGCTGTCAATATTATTGGGCGGCTTATGTCCGCCTGGACGGCCAAATTGTCGCTTGTAATTGCCTCCGAGCCCGTCCCAATTGGATGGCCGACCTCAAAGACACCGGGATTAGCGCCGCCAAATTGAGGGAGCTCTATTTGCCCGGCACTCACGATGCGGCCGCCTACGAACGATATGCCGGACTAAGCTCAGACCAAATTGATACCAAATATGCTATTACTCAG GATGAAGATCTCTTTCATCAGCTTTCGTTCGGTGTCCGTTATTTGGACATGAGAATCATTTTCTCGCCCAACCTACCCAACGGCGCGGATGTCCGTTTCTACACTCACCACGGATCCTACATTTTGCGCCCACTGGTCAACGACACGGCGCTCGTCCGTGAATTCATCAGCCGAACGGAGGAGATTGTCATTTTTGACATCCACGGCGTGGATAATTTGGACCAAGAACCGGGAGCCCACCAGGAACTGCAAGATCTCCTTTATCAGGAATTCGGCCAGTGGATGGCCCCGGCCGACATGACCTGGGAGGCGACTCTGAACGATTTCTGGTCATCGGGTAAACGATTGATCGTGACTTACAACGATCCCAATCATGTTGGCGCGCCGTACTTTTGGCCAGCCGTTAAACATCAGTGGGGCAACGTCAATACCGTGGAAGACTTGGAGTCTTATCTGACTGGCGTGATGGAAGACGCTGCTCAAGGGCAATTCGCCTGCAGGCAAATTCCAATTGCCAATTGCAGACCATGGTCTGCAATGTCGGAACTCACGCCCAACTCGCTCGACGTCATGACCGATCGGCTCGACGGTTTACGCAACGCAGCGGACCTCGTCAATC GTAACGTAACCAACTGGTTCCGTGATCGCTGGTCAGAGTTGGCCAACATTGTGTCGTTGGACTTCTTCTTGGGTGGGAACATCGTCGATTTGGCTATCGCCGAGAATCAGCGTCGCTACCCTTAA
- the LOC124210471 gene encoding PI-PLC X domain-containing protein 1-like isoform X1 has translation MSENRSALIASLLLFGCVISSALPAAPGGTEECWTSPLYPPAESPRVFLTLSPLAKSLPGGNSQQRQIELNWHGNGAASQPGDWIGLYEHDPTNNPTLPLRQIAVATGKNSGYHKTDVQFGFPAVDRHLFTGDSSCLGFWIGYVRNGVTVSSNCIKLRPSWMWQNREKLGSVPLYQLFLPGTHNSGSYRPYNGHSSDTVFMRYLICQDEDIFHSLSYGIRYLDVRVGYYPERDDKFWLNHNYARVNPLRFLIEDLKNFLEVTREIVILDFHRFPVGFSQNTLRNRETHDRLVKLLSDKLGDYMVPSSFGPMTTMNDLWAINRTLIIVYADDWTRSSHPFLWPSIPQEWGDKRNVDDLYRYLSVIDHKRFDSDYFWAAMAELTPSTMDVLFRPNDGLRKLADNVARNVTTWYRDLWWKTTSIAAVDFFHSTDIIDVAIDASLKRARCSSVVPTTLSSATTIQQTAAEERSTATDRRRFYLGPRNLDFAESTSETTPISLDTTSPSPRITARRRRPKNNTTAIVAPNLPVITTTNLN, from the exons ATGTCCGAAAATCGGTCTGCATTGATTGCGTCTTTGCTGTTATTCGGCTGCGTCATATCGTCCGCCCTACCAGCAGCTCCAGGAGGAACAG aGGAATGCTGGACAAGTCCGCTCTATCCGCCCGCCGAGAGTCCCAGGGTATTCCTAACACTATCGCCGCTGGCCAAGAGTTTGCCCGGTGGTAACAGCCAGCAGAGGCAAATCGAACTCAACTGGCACGGCAATGGAGCGGCCTCTCAACCCGGCGACTGGATTGGTCTCTATGAGCACGACCCTACAAACAACCCGACGCTTCCGCTCCGCCAGATCGCTGTGGCAACAGGAAAGAACAGCGGCTACCACAAAACCGACGTTCAGTTCGGATTCCCCGCCGTCGACCGACATCTTTTCACTGGAGATTCGTCCTGCCTCGGCTTCTGGATCGGCTACGTCCGCAACGGAGTTACCGTCAGCAGTAATTGCATCAAACTTCGTCCTTCGTGGATGTGGCAAAATAG GGAAAAACTCGGTTCTGTGCCTCTTTACCAACTATTCCTTCCGGGTACACACAATTCCGGAAGCTATCGTCCGTACAACGGCCATTCAAGCGATACAG TTTTCATGCGATATCTAATCTGCCAAGATGAAGACATTTTCCACTCGCTATCCTACG GAATCCGATATCTCGATGTTCGTGTCGGCTATTACCCAGAAAGGGATGACAAATTTTGGTTGAATCACAACTACGCCCGAGTCAATCCTCTCCGTTTCCTAAttgaagatttgaaaaatttcttggaAG TGACACGCGAAATCGTCATTCTCGATTTCCACCGTTTCCCAGTGGGCTTCAGTCAAAACACACTGCGCAACAGAGAAACTCACGACCGATTGGTTAAATTGTTGTCGGATAAGCTGGGCGATTACATGGTGCCGTCCAGCTTCGGCCCCATGACGACGATGAATGATCTGTGGGCAATCAATCGAACTCTTATCATTGTCTATGCGGATGATTGGACCCGCTCATCTCATCCTTTCCTTTGGCCATCCATTCCTCAG GAATGGGGTGACAAAAGAAACGTCGACGATCTCTACAGATATTTGTCGGTTATTGATCACAAGCGATTCGATTCCGATTACTTTTGGGCTGCCATGGCAGAATTGACTCCATCAACAATGGACGTTTTGTTTCGTCCTAATGACGGGCTCAGAAAATTGGCGGATAATGTGGCCAGGAACGTGACGACTTGGTATCGTGATCTCTGGTGGAAGACGACCAGTATCGCCGCTGTCGACTTTTTCCATTCTACCGATATCATCGACGTGGCTATCGACGCCAGTCTCAAACGTGCTCGTTGCTCCAGCGTAGTTCCCACTACCCTTTCGAGTGCCACGACAATCCAGCAAACGGCAGCGGAAGAACGGTCGACAGCAACCGATAGACGGAGATTTTATCTAGGGCCTCGTAACCTCGACTTTGCTGAATCGACTTCGGAAACGACCCCTATAAGTCTAGACACGACCAGTCCCTCACCGAGAATAACTGCACGCAGACGAAGGCCCAAGAATAACACGACAGCAATCGTAGCGCCAAATTTACCGGTTATTACCACTACGAATTTAAACTGA